One genomic region from Bradyrhizobium icense encodes:
- a CDS encoding c-type cytochrome: protein MRRTITLTGTLLLGAGVALAQNPQEQVDKTQLAMKSNLTSAIALSDIAKDKKPYDQAAVDKALAELDDVAKRFPSLFPESIKGLKPTKGEYYASPKVWTERADFEAHSATFVKAVDQAKAKIKDANSLKAEFPELNKVCVGCHEKFRVKG from the coding sequence ATGCGTAGAACCATCACTCTGACTGGAACCCTACTGCTTGGTGCCGGTGTAGCGCTGGCGCAGAATCCACAGGAGCAGGTCGACAAGACCCAGCTCGCGATGAAGTCCAACCTCACGAGCGCGATTGCGCTTTCGGATATAGCCAAGGACAAAAAGCCTTACGATCAGGCTGCCGTCGACAAGGCGCTGGCAGAGCTCGATGACGTCGCGAAGCGCTTCCCGTCATTGTTCCCGGAGAGCATCAAGGGGTTGAAGCCGACGAAGGGCGAGTATTACGCATCGCCCAAGGTATGGACGGAGCGAGCAGATTTCGAGGCGCACTCTGCGACATTCGTGAAAGCGGTCGACCAAGCCAAGGCCAAGATCAAGGATGCGAACAGCCTGAAGGCGGAATTTCCCGAGCTCAACAAGGTGTGTGTGGGTTGCCACGAAAAATTCCGCGTCAAGGGCTGA
- a CDS encoding outer membrane protein: MRASAFKAIAASALAVMAATSVASAADMAPRYTKAPPPVVEVWNWTGFYIGGNAGYSWGRGHSDVSYFNTATGLPIAPPAGSITSAGYDMDGAIAGGQIGYNWQSNNWVFGIEADAQWSDEKGRGVFRCAATGIGGPCLPGLTFLPPGVTGTSLAVDTHLEWFGTLRGRVGVLATPRVLFYGTGGLAYGSFKTTGTMAGVTPAGVAVVSVASNDDIRFGWTVGAGVEGKITNNWSAKLEYLYMDFDSFRAGSFSLAPASAIRADVDTRFHDHVLRVGLNYTFGGPVVAKY, translated from the coding sequence ATGCGCGCTTCAGCTTTCAAGGCAATTGCGGCTTCGGCACTGGCTGTAATGGCTGCGACTTCGGTCGCGTCCGCAGCCGACATGGCGCCGCGCTACACCAAGGCGCCGCCGCCTGTGGTCGAGGTCTGGAACTGGACCGGTTTCTATATCGGCGGTAACGCCGGCTATAGCTGGGGCCGCGGCCACTCGGACGTTTCTTACTTCAACACGGCCACCGGACTGCCGATTGCTCCGCCGGCCGGCTCCATTACCAGTGCCGGCTACGACATGGACGGCGCCATCGCTGGCGGCCAGATCGGTTACAACTGGCAGAGCAACAACTGGGTGTTCGGTATTGAAGCCGACGCGCAGTGGTCGGACGAGAAGGGCAGAGGCGTGTTTCGCTGCGCCGCGACGGGCATCGGCGGACCGTGCCTTCCCGGCTTGACGTTCCTGCCGCCGGGCGTGACGGGGACCAGCCTTGCCGTCGATACGCACCTTGAGTGGTTTGGCACCCTGCGCGGCCGCGTCGGTGTGCTCGCAACTCCCCGGGTTCTGTTCTACGGCACCGGCGGTCTCGCCTATGGCTCGTTCAAGACCACGGGCACGATGGCTGGCGTGACGCCGGCCGGTGTTGCGGTCGTCTCGGTCGCCTCGAACGACGATATCCGCTTCGGCTGGACGGTTGGCGCTGGTGTCGAAGGCAAGATCACCAACAACTGGAGCGCCAAGCTCGAATACCTCTATATGGATTTCGACAGCTTCCGCGCGGGTAGCTTCTCGCTCGCACCAGCCAGTGCGATTCGCGCCGACGTGGATACGCGCTTCCACGACCATGTCCTGCGTGTCGGCCTGAACTACACGTTCGGCGGCCCGGTGGTCGCAAAGTATTGA
- a CDS encoding J domain-containing protein, with translation MGTLYDLLGALPSDDAEELRKAFRKAAKATHPDINPDNPDAALRFRELVRAYDILTDTEQRATYDQLLAIALQPPATKAIQTYETVRKVASNTMAATIISAVLVGGYTVFGLFSKPPGAAEMLSDRTAAGAQEVAAVQPDAPAQDESRIQRGGGVALASAVPAAKESGAAPIGRFEPVPAFATYNLGVHYYPRFAAAYFDRGVVLYRMVDFDRSFADIASAKPATELKRTKNAAPAPRKPLTIVPTLPERREPVTAALTP, from the coding sequence ATGGGGACGCTGTACGATTTGCTCGGCGCGCTTCCGAGCGATGACGCCGAGGAATTGCGGAAGGCATTCCGCAAGGCCGCGAAGGCGACCCATCCCGATATCAATCCCGACAATCCCGATGCTGCGCTGAGGTTCAGGGAACTGGTGCGCGCCTATGACATCCTGACCGATACCGAACAGCGCGCGACCTACGATCAGTTGCTCGCCATTGCGTTGCAGCCGCCTGCCACGAAGGCGATCCAGACATACGAGACCGTACGAAAAGTCGCGTCCAATACGATGGCGGCAACGATCATTTCCGCGGTGCTGGTCGGCGGCTACACCGTGTTCGGATTGTTTTCAAAACCGCCAGGCGCCGCCGAAATGCTGAGCGACAGAACCGCCGCCGGCGCGCAGGAAGTTGCGGCCGTGCAGCCCGACGCTCCAGCGCAGGACGAATCGCGCATCCAGCGCGGTGGAGGGGTCGCGCTCGCCTCCGCAGTACCCGCAGCCAAGGAATCGGGCGCCGCCCCCATCGGCCGCTTCGAACCTGTCCCGGCGTTTGCCACGTACAATCTGGGCGTTCACTATTATCCGCGCTTCGCAGCCGCCTATTTCGATCGCGGCGTCGTGCTGTATCGGATGGTCGATTTCGATCGCTCGTTCGCCGATATTGCGTCGGCCAAACCTGCCACGGAATTGAAACGGACCAAAAACGCCGCGCCCGCGCCGCGCAAGCCATTGACGATCGTGCCTACCCTGCCAGAAAGGCGTGAGCCGGTCACAGCCGCCCTGACGCCCTGA
- a CDS encoding DegT/DnrJ/EryC1/StrS family aminotransferase, translated as MNQHMRPEPVPFYDLASQRRRLGTSIDEAISRVTSHCLFINGPEVAVLEKALADFCGAKHVVSCASGTDALLMVLMAKEVGPGDAVLCPSFTFCATGEAVALTGATPVFVDVDEATFNMDAASLKRGIATAKQRGLKPRAVIPVDLFGQSADHDAIAEVAAAEGLFVLDDAAQGFGASYKGRHIGSLGLATATSFFPTKPLGCFGDGGAIFTDDDKLAETLRSIRVHGQGSDKYDNVRLGLTGRLDTMQAAVLIEKLKIFEDEIAARNRVAERYARGLGNFVTVPRLASGCTSVWAQYTIRLPKGIDRDGFAAALKAQGVPTMVYYAKSMHQQTAYRNFPVADGGLPVSEKLSDDVISLPIHAYLDEPTQDRIIEAVRGALQA; from the coding sequence ATGAACCAGCACATGCGTCCAGAACCCGTTCCCTTCTATGACCTCGCCTCGCAGCGCCGTCGGCTTGGCACATCGATCGATGAGGCGATCTCGCGTGTGACGAGCCATTGCCTCTTCATCAATGGTCCGGAAGTCGCCGTGCTGGAAAAGGCCTTGGCCGATTTTTGCGGCGCCAAGCATGTCGTGAGCTGCGCAAGCGGCACGGATGCGCTTTTGATGGTGCTGATGGCCAAGGAAGTCGGCCCGGGGGACGCTGTCCTGTGTCCATCGTTCACGTTCTGCGCGACCGGTGAAGCTGTCGCGCTGACCGGCGCAACGCCGGTGTTCGTCGACGTCGACGAAGCAACCTTCAATATGGATGCCGCCTCGCTCAAGCGCGGCATCGCAACCGCCAAGCAGCGCGGCCTGAAGCCGCGCGCCGTGATCCCCGTCGACCTGTTCGGCCAAAGCGCCGACCACGATGCGATCGCCGAGGTCGCAGCGGCAGAAGGTTTGTTCGTGCTCGATGATGCCGCGCAGGGTTTTGGCGCGAGCTACAAGGGCCGCCATATCGGCTCCTTGGGACTTGCGACCGCGACCAGCTTCTTCCCGACCAAGCCGCTCGGCTGCTTCGGCGATGGCGGCGCCATCTTTACCGACGATGACAAACTTGCCGAGACGCTGCGCAGTATCCGCGTGCACGGCCAGGGCTCCGACAAATACGACAACGTACGTCTTGGCCTGACCGGCCGGCTCGATACGATGCAGGCGGCGGTGCTGATCGAGAAGTTGAAGATTTTCGAGGACGAGATCGCGGCCCGCAACCGCGTTGCGGAACGCTATGCGCGCGGTCTCGGCAATTTCGTGACGGTGCCGCGGCTGGCTTCCGGATGCACCTCGGTTTGGGCGCAGTACACCATCCGCCTGCCAAAGGGGATCGACCGCGATGGTTTTGCGGCAGCGCTGAAGGCGCAGGGCGTGCCGACGATGGTCTATTACGCGAAATCGATGCATCAGCAGACGGCCTATCGGAATTTTCCGGTTGCGGATGGCGGGTTGCCGGTGAGCGAAAAGCTCTCGGACGATGTCATCAGCCTGCCGATTCACGCCTATCTCGATGAGCCGACGCAGGATCGCATCATCGAGGCGGTGCGCGGCGCGCTTCAGGCATAA
- a CDS encoding xanthine dehydrogenase family protein molybdopterin-binding subunit, producing the protein MATPIKFGVGQSVLRKEDDALIRGKGRYTDDHSPQPALHALMLRSPHAHAKFTLNVAKARGMPGVSLILTAAEVADLGDLPCLFNLETDPFTGPPYPILCKDEVRHVGDAVAFVVADTIDQARDAIEAIDVKWTPLPSVVGVVNAVKKDAPQVWPDKPGNVLFDVSIGDKKAAEAAFAKAHAIAEISIVNPRVITNFMETRAAVAEYDAKRDHLTLTIGSQGSHRLREILCGMVLKIPMEKMRVICPDVGGGFGTKLFPYREYALISVAARKLRKTIKWTADRSDHFMGDAQGRDNVTTAKMALAEDGKFLGMDVDLMGDMGAYLSTFGPYIPHGGAGMLPGLYDIQAFHCRVRTVFTNTVPVDAYRGAGRPEAAYVVERLVDAAARKLGVTPDAIRRKNFIPPKAMPYKTATGKVYDSGDFTAHMKRAMEVANWKEFPKRAKAAKKQGLVRGIGMSCYVEICGTMGEETANVALDPNGDINILIGTQSSGQGHQTAYAQLVAEQFGVPPERVHVLQGDTDKIANGLGTGGSASIPTGGVSVERATRELGHKLKEIAAEALETSAGDLEISNGVVRIAGTDRSISFADLAKRPGVDPSKLNASATFAQADGTYPNGTHLAEVEIDPATGIIRIDNYVIVDDFGVTLNPLLLAGQVHGGAMQGIGQALMEQAVYSATDGQLVTGTFMDYAVPRASDGPSFHFETHNVPCTTNPLGVKGAGEAGAIGSCPAVVNAIIEGLWREYKIDHIDMPATAERVWIAIREAQKRHNL; encoded by the coding sequence ATGGCAACTCCCATCAAGTTTGGCGTCGGTCAAAGCGTTCTTCGCAAGGAAGACGATGCGCTCATTCGCGGCAAGGGCCGCTACACCGACGACCACTCGCCGCAGCCGGCGTTGCATGCGCTGATGCTGCGCTCGCCGCATGCGCACGCGAAATTCACCCTCAACGTCGCCAAGGCCCGCGGGATGCCGGGCGTGTCGTTGATCCTGACCGCGGCTGAAGTCGCCGATCTCGGCGATCTGCCGTGCCTGTTCAACCTGGAAACCGATCCGTTCACCGGCCCGCCATACCCGATCCTCTGCAAGGACGAAGTTCGCCACGTCGGCGACGCCGTCGCCTTCGTGGTCGCCGACACGATCGACCAGGCGCGAGATGCGATCGAGGCGATCGACGTCAAATGGACGCCGCTTCCGTCGGTGGTCGGCGTCGTCAATGCCGTGAAGAAGGACGCGCCACAGGTCTGGCCCGACAAGCCTGGCAACGTGCTGTTCGACGTGTCGATCGGCGACAAGAAGGCGGCTGAGGCCGCCTTTGCCAAGGCGCATGCGATCGCCGAGATATCGATCGTCAACCCGCGCGTCATCACCAACTTTATGGAGACGCGCGCCGCGGTCGCCGAATACGACGCCAAGCGTGATCATCTGACGCTGACAATCGGCAGCCAGGGCAGCCATCGCCTGCGCGAAATCCTGTGCGGCATGGTGCTGAAGATTCCGATGGAGAAGATGCGGGTGATCTGCCCCGACGTCGGCGGCGGCTTCGGCACCAAATTGTTTCCCTATCGCGAATATGCGCTGATTTCGGTGGCGGCGCGCAAGCTGCGCAAGACCATCAAGTGGACCGCCGATCGCTCCGATCACTTCATGGGCGACGCGCAGGGCCGCGACAACGTCACGACCGCGAAGATGGCGCTGGCCGAGGACGGCAAATTTTTGGGCATGGACGTCGACCTAATGGGCGACATGGGCGCCTACCTCTCGACCTTCGGGCCCTATATCCCTCATGGCGGCGCCGGCATGCTGCCGGGGCTTTATGATATCCAGGCCTTCCATTGCCGCGTCCGTACCGTGTTCACCAACACCGTGCCGGTAGACGCCTATCGCGGCGCAGGGCGTCCCGAAGCGGCCTATGTGGTCGAACGCCTTGTCGATGCGGCCGCGCGAAAGCTCGGGGTGACGCCGGATGCGATCCGGCGCAAGAATTTCATTCCGCCGAAGGCGATGCCCTACAAGACCGCGACTGGAAAGGTCTACGATTCCGGCGACTTCACCGCGCATATGAAACGCGCGATGGAAGTCGCCAACTGGAAGGAATTTCCGAAGCGCGCCAAGGCGGCGAAGAAGCAAGGTCTGGTGCGAGGCATCGGCATGTCCTGCTATGTCGAGATCTGCGGTACGATGGGCGAGGAGACCGCCAATGTCGCGCTCGATCCCAACGGCGACATCAACATCCTGATCGGCACGCAGTCGAGCGGGCAGGGTCACCAGACGGCTTACGCGCAACTGGTCGCCGAGCAGTTCGGCGTGCCGCCGGAGCGCGTCCACGTCCTGCAGGGCGATACCGACAAGATCGCCAACGGTCTCGGCACCGGCGGCTCGGCGTCGATTCCGACCGGCGGCGTCAGCGTCGAGCGCGCCACGCGCGAACTCGGCCACAAGCTAAAGGAGATCGCCGCAGAGGCGCTGGAGACCAGCGCGGGCGACCTCGAGATCAGCAACGGCGTCGTGCGTATCGCCGGCACCGATCGATCGATCAGCTTTGCCGACCTCGCGAAGCGCCCTGGCGTCGATCCCTCGAAACTGAATGCGAGCGCGACGTTTGCGCAGGCCGACGGCACCTACCCGAACGGCACGCATCTCGCAGAAGTCGAGATCGATCCCGCAACCGGCATCATCAGGATCGACAACTACGTCATCGTCGACGATTTCGGCGTGACGCTCAATCCGCTGCTGCTGGCCGGCCAGGTGCATGGCGGGGCAATGCAGGGCATCGGTCAGGCCTTGATGGAGCAGGCGGTCTATAGTGCAACCGATGGCCAACTCGTCACCGGCACCTTCATGGATTATGCGGTGCCGCGGGCTTCCGACGGTCCGTCATTCCATTTCGAGACGCACAACGTGCCGTGCACGACCAATCCGCTCGGCGTCAAGGGTGCGGGCGAGGCGGGTGCGATCGGCTCCTGCCCCGCGGTGGTCAACGCGATCATCGAGGGCCTGTGGCGCGAGTACAAGATCGATCACATCGACATGCCGGCCACGGCCGAGCGGGTCTGGATCGCAATCCGCGAGGCACAGAAACGGCATAATCTCTGA
- the murJ gene encoding murein biosynthesis integral membrane protein MurJ encodes MLGRIFTVGGYTLLSRLTGFARDIMLAAILGAGPVADAFFVALRLPNHFRAIFAEGAFNAAFVPAYAHLHGKSETSAKLFADRIFTLLFAAQVVLLVAAWVFMPEVIAILAPGFKDDPARGELAISLTRITFPYLLLITLVTLYGGMLNVMHRFASAAAAPIFLNLSMMATLALAAFFPGAGYAAAWGVLLAGILEFLLLAGDAAKTGILPKFASIKFDEDVRAFFRALGPATVGSMGTQIALFADTIIATFLPAGALSALYYADRLNQLPIGVIGIAIGTVLLPEMSRRLAANDITGVSAAQRRAFEFSLLFSVPFVAAFLTVPDVIMRAMFARGAFSNADAVAAGATLAAYAIGLIPFVTIRSAVATFYARQDTATPVKAALTGVAVNVALKVALMGALAQIGLALATAIGAWVNLLLVLAFAMRAGYLELDRAWMTSLAKFAAAGIVLGAALWATARFANVYFAQMHTFRDETALALLIVTGAFVYGVVIMLLFGRGWIFSLLRDRRSGP; translated from the coding sequence ATGCTCGGACGCATCTTCACCGTCGGCGGTTACACGCTGCTTTCGCGGCTGACCGGATTCGCGCGCGATATCATGCTCGCCGCCATCCTCGGCGCGGGTCCCGTTGCAGACGCGTTTTTTGTGGCGCTGCGGCTGCCCAATCATTTTCGCGCGATCTTCGCCGAAGGTGCCTTCAACGCCGCCTTCGTGCCGGCTTACGCGCATCTGCATGGCAAGAGCGAAACGTCGGCAAAACTGTTCGCCGACCGCATCTTCACGCTGCTGTTTGCTGCCCAGGTGGTTCTGCTCGTCGCGGCCTGGGTGTTCATGCCGGAGGTGATCGCCATTCTCGCGCCGGGGTTCAAGGATGATCCGGCGCGTGGCGAACTGGCGATTTCGCTGACGCGGATCACGTTTCCGTATTTGCTGCTGATCACGCTGGTGACGTTGTATGGCGGCATGCTCAATGTGATGCACCGTTTCGCTAGCGCCGCCGCCGCGCCGATCTTTCTCAACCTGTCGATGATGGCGACGCTGGCGCTGGCGGCGTTCTTTCCGGGCGCGGGCTACGCCGCAGCATGGGGCGTATTACTCGCCGGCATCCTCGAATTCCTGCTGCTGGCAGGTGATGCGGCAAAGACCGGTATCCTGCCGAAATTCGCTTCGATCAAATTCGATGAAGACGTGCGCGCGTTCTTTCGGGCGCTGGGGCCTGCGACCGTCGGCTCGATGGGAACGCAGATCGCGTTGTTCGCCGATACGATCATCGCGACCTTTCTGCCGGCGGGCGCGCTTTCGGCGCTGTATTACGCCGACCGTCTCAACCAGTTGCCGATCGGCGTGATCGGGATTGCCATCGGCACCGTGTTGCTGCCGGAAATGTCGCGGCGCCTTGCGGCGAACGATATCACCGGTGTATCCGCCGCGCAGCGGCGGGCGTTCGAATTCTCGCTGCTGTTTTCGGTGCCTTTCGTCGCCGCCTTCCTGACCGTGCCTGATGTGATCATGCGCGCGATGTTTGCGCGTGGCGCGTTCTCGAACGCGGATGCGGTGGCTGCCGGCGCCACGCTGGCCGCTTACGCCATCGGACTCATTCCGTTCGTGACTATCCGCAGTGCGGTAGCAACCTTCTATGCCCGTCAGGATACCGCGACGCCGGTCAAGGCAGCGCTGACCGGTGTTGCTGTCAACGTGGCGCTGAAGGTCGCGTTGATGGGCGCGCTGGCGCAAATCGGCCTGGCGCTCGCCACCGCCATTGGGGCCTGGGTCAATCTTTTGCTGGTGCTCGCCTTCGCGATGCGGGCGGGCTACCTCGAACTCGACCGCGCCTGGATGACGTCGCTCGCCAAGTTCGCCGCGGCCGGTATCGTACTCGGCGCCGCGCTGTGGGCCACCGCGCGATTCGCAAACGTCTACTTCGCGCAGATGCACACGTTCCGCGATGAGACCGCATTGGCGTTGCTGATCGTGACCGGTGCGTTCGTGTACGGGGTCGTGATCATGCTGCTGTTTGGCCGGGGTTGGATATTCTCGCTGCTGCGTGACCGGAGGTCTGGTCCTTAA
- a CDS encoding CHRD domain-containing protein, giving the protein MSNKTMLATLALGAAIVLAGPAFAEKLKAKLDGKAQVPPNTSAATGSADLDYDPASKKLSWKLTYSGLSGPATAAHFHGPAESGKNAGVAVAIPNATSSPVEGSATLTDAQAADFVAGRYYINIHTAANPAGEIRGQVTK; this is encoded by the coding sequence ATGTCGAACAAGACCATGCTTGCTACGCTTGCGTTGGGCGCTGCGATTGTTCTTGCCGGTCCCGCTTTCGCCGAGAAGCTGAAGGCGAAACTCGACGGCAAGGCTCAGGTGCCGCCGAACACTAGCGCTGCCACCGGGTCCGCCGACCTCGACTACGATCCCGCCAGCAAAAAGCTGAGCTGGAAACTGACCTATTCCGGCCTGTCCGGGCCTGCCACCGCCGCGCATTTCCACGGCCCCGCGGAATCCGGCAAGAACGCCGGCGTGGCTGTTGCGATCCCCAACGCGACGTCGAGCCCGGTCGAGGGCAGCGCCACGCTCACCGATGCGCAGGCCGCAGACTTCGTGGCCGGCAGGTACTACATCAACATTCACACCGCAGCCAATCCGGCCGGCGAAATCCGCGGCCAGGTCACTAAGTAA
- a CDS encoding Gfo/Idh/MocA family protein, which yields MSSKGSAFDAKADAKRGLRVGVVGAGVMGSNHARVLAGLPGVTLVGIVDPLPEHRARATALAGGRAFAELDEMFDEGVDAVTIAAPTHLHHEIALACITRNIHILVEKPVATTVEEGQDIVNAARSAGVTLMVGHVERFNPAVAAIKQAISGEDILSIGITRVGPFPPRMSNVGVVIDLAVHDIDLIRWFTESDIVEVQPQLSSAVAEREDIALLQFRTASGVLAHINTNWLTPFKARSVTVATRGKYVMGDLLTRQVTECFGFKPDGSYSMRHLPVGHDEPLRAELIAFLDAVRTGNMPAVSGDEGVASLEIAIRCLEQPAKPAASAARKGPRRIAG from the coding sequence ATGAGTTCCAAAGGGTCCGCATTCGACGCGAAGGCCGACGCAAAACGCGGCTTGCGCGTCGGCGTGGTCGGCGCGGGTGTGATGGGCAGCAACCATGCCCGCGTGCTGGCCGGTCTGCCCGGCGTGACGCTGGTCGGCATCGTCGATCCGTTGCCCGAACACCGTGCGCGCGCCACCGCGCTCGCCGGCGGCCGCGCCTTCGCTGAGCTCGACGAGATGTTCGACGAGGGCGTCGATGCCGTGACGATCGCGGCGCCGACTCATCTCCATCACGAGATTGCGTTGGCCTGCATCACGCGTAACATCCACATCCTGGTCGAGAAGCCGGTCGCGACCACGGTCGAGGAGGGGCAGGACATCGTCAACGCCGCACGCAGCGCCGGCGTGACACTGATGGTCGGCCATGTCGAGCGCTTCAACCCGGCGGTCGCCGCCATCAAGCAGGCGATCTCGGGCGAGGACATTCTTTCGATCGGCATCACCCGCGTCGGGCCGTTCCCGCCGCGGATGTCCAATGTCGGCGTCGTGATCGATCTCGCCGTGCACGACATCGACCTGATCCGCTGGTTTACCGAGTCCGATATCGTCGAGGTGCAGCCGCAGCTTTCCAGCGCGGTTGCCGAGCGCGAGGACATCGCGCTCTTGCAATTCCGCACCGCCTCCGGCGTGCTTGCCCATATCAACACCAACTGGCTGACGCCGTTCAAGGCGCGCAGCGTCACGGTCGCAACCCGCGGCAAATATGTAATGGGCGATCTGTTGACACGGCAGGTGACCGAGTGCTTCGGCTTCAAGCCCGACGGCAGCTACTCGATGCGGCATCTGCCGGTCGGCCATGACGAACCGCTGCGCGCCGAGTTAATCGCATTCCTCGACGCCGTCCGCACCGGCAATATGCCGGCAGTTTCCGGCGACGAGGGCGTCGCCAGCCTCGAAATCGCGATCCGCTGCCTCGAGCAGCCCGCCAAGCCCGCGGCGTCTGCTGCGCGCAAGGGACCGCGCCGCATCGCCGGCTGA
- a CDS encoding c-type cytochrome: protein MLRGLLLGVILAGAAGFGVFWWLTVPAAVASSELTPYAPNLANGLAAFNAGGCSSCHAVPNQPDRLKLGGGLAMPSPFGTFYVPNISPDPAYGIGRWSEADFVTAVLKGTSPAGTHYFPSFPYASYRHTKVEDVRDLFAYLKTLEPVAGKPRDHDVPFPFNIRRNIGVWKHLFADGKPFTSDASRSASWNRGAYLVNSLGHCAECHSPRNLLGGIVDAQRFAGGPNPEGEGWVPNITQKRLEEWSAKDIAYFLETGQTPDGDTAGGSMARVIRNTSQLSAEDREAVAEYLKSLSPVEGPPRPKKKDAEKS from the coding sequence ATGCTGCGAGGACTTCTCCTTGGCGTGATTTTGGCGGGCGCTGCTGGCTTCGGTGTTTTCTGGTGGCTAACGGTGCCCGCGGCCGTGGCTTCATCCGAGCTTACGCCTTACGCGCCGAACCTTGCCAACGGCCTCGCAGCGTTCAATGCCGGCGGTTGTTCCTCCTGCCACGCGGTGCCTAATCAGCCCGATCGTTTGAAGCTGGGTGGCGGGCTCGCCATGCCTTCGCCGTTCGGCACCTTCTATGTCCCCAACATCTCGCCTGATCCCGCTTACGGCATTGGTCGGTGGAGCGAAGCGGATTTCGTCACCGCGGTGCTCAAGGGCACTTCACCGGCAGGCACGCATTATTTCCCATCTTTTCCCTATGCGTCCTATCGGCACACGAAGGTCGAGGACGTTCGCGACCTCTTCGCCTATCTGAAGACGCTGGAGCCGGTGGCTGGCAAGCCGCGCGACCATGATGTGCCGTTCCCGTTCAACATCCGCCGCAACATCGGCGTCTGGAAACATTTGTTCGCGGACGGCAAACCATTTACGTCGGATGCCTCACGTTCGGCGTCATGGAATCGCGGCGCCTACCTCGTCAACAGTCTTGGCCACTGCGCCGAGTGCCACAGCCCGCGCAACTTGCTCGGCGGCATCGTCGACGCGCAGCGCTTTGCAGGCGGGCCCAATCCCGAAGGAGAGGGCTGGGTGCCCAACATCACCCAGAAAAGATTGGAGGAGTGGAGCGCGAAGGATATCGCCTACTTCCTCGAAACTGGGCAAACGCCCGATGGTGACACTGCGGGCGGATCGATGGCGCGCGTCATCAGGAACACGTCGCAATTGTCAGCCGAGGATCGCGAGGCTGTCGCGGAATATCTGAAGTCGCTGTCGCCGGTCGAGGGACCGCCGCGGCCAAAGAAGAAGGACGCAGAAAAGTCCTGA